The genomic segment CCCCAGTTCCTGTGCCATGTCTCCTGTCCAGGAacatccctgtgctccagctgcctgcacTCACTCAGGAAGCAGCATTTCCAGTTTTGGAGGCTGCTTTCCTTTACGCCGCAGCCTTGCCCATGTTAATTTGCTCTATGGTTCGGGTACCTGGAGATGACCCTCAAGGTTACCTCTGAGCTGGCATCCCCACCAAGTCCAGGTGGGCAGCACTCCGGTGTCCTCTCATTCCTGTCTCCATCCCCATTATGCCCCTATGACAACTGTTCTCAGGGGTGCTTTTAAGCTGGGTGATCACTCCTGTGTGGTGTGCCCATGCCCAGGGCCTGCCCGTCAGCTGCACGTCCCAGTGGGGatgtgggagcagggctggatgtcccagcAGGTACGTGAGAACAGAGCTGGCTGTCTCAGTGGGGatgtgggagcagggctggatgtcccagcAGGTAcgtgagagcagagctggctgtcCCAGTGGGGatgtgggagcagggctgggtggccCAGGCatgcagcagcaggacctgctGGCACCACACATGTTGCAGCTCGTTCCCCTCACATGAAAACATTTGGCTGGAAGCTTAGTGCGGCCtcttgtctcctcagagcaaTCAGGATTTGTCACTGCCTGCAATGTTTAACGTCGTCTTCCAGAGGCTAAATACTGTGGGGAGCCATGTAAGCTGCGGAAATACCTGCGTGAGCTGGGATCAGCCCGAGGCTGCCACAAtgggctggcagcactggggaTGGGGGACTGGGTGCATGATGCTGGTCCTCATGCCCCCAGTGCTCAGGGGAGGGCTGGTGTGAGCCAGGATGAGGATGCTGGGGCTCAGTATCTTGCTCCCAAAAGGcttcccacagcaggggggCTGGGAGGCAAGTGTCAGGAGCATGGAGGGAACTTGGGGGGCCCTAGAACTGTGCAGGGTAGGGAAGAAGATGCCAGGGTCCCCAGCAATATCTGACTGGGATCTGCCTGCCAAGGTGCAGGCAGCTATTTCTGTCAAGGTCAATGTGTCTCcatgggagaaaggaaaatgaggaatcATGTCAAGAAATTTCTTCCCTAATGGGGTCTCCCATGCTGGCGTGGGGATGCCGGCATGCACTGGCTGAGCAAGGAGACCGGCATGTGACACGGGAATGCTGCCTCTCTGGCCCCAGGACTGCAACACTCATGGGTGCCCAGCAGGCAGAGCCAGGTGCCCAAGGGCCCATGCCCCAGTTGCTATCCTTGGCTGGACATGTGTGCTACAGTCCTGCAAGGTATTTTTCTGGGTCAGCTGCGGGGAGAAAACCATATTTCTGGTGCAGGCAGGCAGtcctctgcttttcttcctcctcctcctcctcctcgtgcGCTCCCTGTTATCTAATTGGATTTGTCATGCTGGAAAGGCAAAGCCCTTCAGGACTGTGCTGTGCTCTCACCAGTGTGAATTCACAGCTGGCCTCGGCACCCCAGTAGCCGACAAGTGAGTAACTCAGCTGGATGCCATGGGCACCCCTGTTCCCCACGCTCCCCCGCAGCCGTGCTCACCTGCCTGCCACACCACAGCTGGACCTTCTTCTCCAGTCCTGCCCAACTGGTTCTGTCCCTAAGCTCTGTCCCCACGTGCCCCAGCCTCtgcatcccattcccatccctcaccCCGCTCCAGGGTGATTGCCATGCCGCCCGGAGATGTCTGAACTGACACGAGATGGAAGCGTTCACAGAAATGACATTTTCTCCAGCCTGAGGAGCTTATCCTCCGTTTAAAGAAAACTAATATAGAAGCTGCCCTGGTGTGCCGGGGCTGATGGTATCAGGCTGGCAGCCGCCGGCGCTCACAGCCGCGATAAATCTCAGAAAGGAGCCGAGCCGGCTCCAGCCGCCCCACAGAGAGGGGCTGAGCCGCGTCCTGGCGGTGCTGCGGGGACACAGTGGCTggaggggacagctcagggcgGGTATGGTGGGGTGACTCACAGGGTCCCGAGGATGCAGGGAGCGGGGAGCGCGCAGCGGGGATGGCGCCAGCGCTGTACTCGGCGGCGGGGCTGCGGCAGGAGCCGGAAAGCTCACGTCCGCCGGTCcggctcaggggctgccctggggctgccggcccggccgggccgggaggggcgggcgcggggcccggggccgccggggggcgcggggcggcgAGCGCGGGGCCCTGCTGCCCCCTGCCGGGCAGCGCCCGCCAAGCACCCGCCGCCCGGGCCTGCGGAGACCGGGGCCTGCGGGGACCGGGGCCTGCGAAGACCGGGGCCTGCGGAGACCGGGGCCTGCGGAGACCGGGGCCTGCGGAGACCGGGGCCTGCGGAGACCGGGGCCTGCGGGGACTGAGCCCTGCGGGGACCGGGGCCTGCGGGGACCGGGGCCTGCGGGGACCGGGTGGGGGCGCGGCCCTGCCATTCTTGGGTGCTGCCCGCTGCCTCTGCTCGCCCCCCTCGGTGCCTGTCCGAAGTCTTTCTGACCTGCCTGAAGTCCTTCTGCACCTGTAACCAAGCTGCCAGATGAgatcctggctgtgtccccgtCGTGACTATAGTTACGTGTTGTTCAGGCATCAAGGCCTGAGGCAAGGATGGTGCTGGGAAGTCACTGCTGAGGTGATTTGTTCCAATCCCTCCTGCCACCACTGGccttttcctgccctgctgcaaTGGAGCTCAAGGATGCTGCTCTTCACAGGACCCAGTAACCCTGActtgtgctggggctgtggagCATGAGGGACACACCCCTCCCTATGCCAGCCCATGCTGGGTGAATGCTGAAGGTGGGtgcctggaagcagcagcagcaggagatgagAGGCTGAGTGCAGTGCTGAGCTTTGAAGGCACCTGACAGGCTGTCGGGGCGCTGCCAGCCACGCTGACAGCCGGGTACAGACACCCCCCGCCACTGCTGCGCTCTGATCACAGCCTCGCTGACACTTCAAAGCACCTGCCTGCGCAGGTGGGTTCCCATGCAACCTCCCTCCCCATGGTTTCACTCCTCCTGACCCACAGTCTTGCTTCTCCTGCCCCACCTGACCCAGATGTGCTGAGgtccccagctccagggacagggataCAAAGGTACAAGGTAGACAAGATCCTATACAGAACTGGCATTAGGTAATGACCCCCAGTGCCATCACTGTCCTTCCTCTGTGGGGTAGAgtcccagctgcagagctgacacagctggggacCCTGGAGGTCCAGGCAGTGTTTTATGGTGACTGCAGTGAAATGCATGGCAAGGGACAAGGAGGAAGAGCTGAGGCACAACACCCCTAGGCACAGGGTTCACACAGTGTGCCTGAGACAGGTCATCACTATCCAGACACAGATGCCCACCATGCAGGACACTGAGGGCTTCCAGGTCAGCTTGCCTGGGATAAGACAGTACACACCCCTGTCCCAACCCAGCTTGAGAAGGAATTTTCCATTCCCAAGTGCAGCCTGGGGAAAGGCGTGTTTGTAGCaaccccctcctctccctcccctcaccCATCACCAAAGCAGCTCAGGAAGGCGCCTGCCTCGTTTGTCTCCAGGAAGGTGCAGAGCAAAAGCCTCCCAGGAGGGAGAGATCCCTGGAGGGGACCAGGGATCCTGGGCAGCCTCAGGGACAGCCTGCAGCCCACTTTCCAGAGGAGGCACCCTGAATGCAGCCATGCCGCTCCCCCTTGCCTGCTGCCAGGACGGGGAAGTTCTGACACCACCCCAGGACAGCAGCGCGCCCCAGCTCGTTGTTGGCATCCTGCGAGCCACCCGGATCCCTGGGCTGCACTACATGTGTACCCGGCCACAGTCCCGTCTGCGCCGCCTGCTCTGGAGCCTGGCCTTCCTGGCCTCTGCTGGGCTGCTGGCCACCAGCACCACCGACCGCCTGCACCACCTGCTCTCATGCCCCGTGCACACCCGCGCACGCCTCGCCTGGGCACCCCAGCTCCGCTTCCCGGCTGTCACCCTCTGCAACCCCAACCGGGCACGCTTCCTGCACCTCACCAAGCCTGACCTCTACTCGGTGGGAGagtggctggggctggcccAGGAGAACCACTCGCTGGTGCCTGAGATGCTGGCCGTGCTGGGGGAGGACCAGCGTGCCTGGCTGACACGTCTGGCCAACTACTCGCGCTTCTTGCCGCCCCGCCGCTCCGAGCGCACCATGCAGAGCTTCTTTCACCGGCTGGGCCACCAGATCGAGGACATGCTGGTGGAGTGTCGTTTTCAGGGAGAGCGCTGTGGCCCCCAGCACTTCACTCCTGTGAGTTCCCTCCTGGAAGGCGCAGGACAGCTGGGCTGCCCCATGGGTACCGGGAATGGTGCTTCACCCTCACCCCAGCAAGGGTGGAGGGGTGGCAGAGTGGGGAGTCAGGCTGAAATGAGCCTTTCCAAAGGTCATGCAAGACTGTACCTTCCTTCCATCACCTCAAAGGAGTTTCTGGACCTTGTCCTGCTTGCAGAATACTCGATCAGATCCCTGACTGCTCCCTTATTGCTGCTCTCTCCATCTCCAGGTCTACACACGCTATGGTAAGTGCTACACCTTCAATGGGGATCGGAGGAATCCACGTGTGACCCGTCAAGGCGGCATGGGCAACGGGCTGGAGATCATGCTGGACATCCAGCAGGAGGAGTACCTGCCCATCTGGAGAGAGACCAGTAAGTGGGGGTATGCCTCAGGCAGGGCACAGGTGAGGAATGCTAGGATGCAGGGTTGCTGGGCAAGCAGAACACCCTGTGAGGGGACTATGGATAAAGCAGGGCATCAGAGGAGTGAAGATGCTGGGTCAGTGCAGGCAGGCAGCACCTCTGTCCTTCCACAGACGAGACATCATTTGAAGCTGGCATCCGGGTCCAGATCCACAGCCAGGATGAGCCACCCTATATCCATCAGCTGGGCTTTGGTGTCTCGCCTGGCTTCCAGACCTTTgtgtcctgccaggagcagcgGGTAAGGCAGGatgccccacagccccagggaggTGCCTGCAGGCactcagcccagcacagccctgcaacAACGCTCTTCTCACCCCAACAGCTCACCTATCTGCCACAGCCATGGGGGAACTGCCGGGCCAGCATGCagggggagcagctgctgcctggctaTGACACCTACAGCATTGCTGCCTGCCGCCTCCAGTGTGAGAAGGAGGCTGTGGTGCAGAGCTGCCACTGCCGAATGGTCCATATGCCAGGTGAGGGGGGTGCATGATGGTGTGAAGACTGCCCCAACAGTCCTGCTGGGGTTGCCCCAACTCCCTGCAGTcttcacccaaaaatcacctctGCCCCAATGGTCTGCACCCAAAGGAttctcccagctccatccctctccACCCAAGGACCACCCCCTCCTCTCCACATGATGGGTCGGCCTCTGTCCTACCCTCCTTACACCACAGGTCAGCCCCTTTCCTGTTTGCCTTGTACCTGGGCCACATCTGCCTCAACCAACCTGCACCCAAGGGTCACTCATCCCCATTCCCTCTGCACCCTGCCCCACTACCTCCAAGGGAGTGAGTCAAGAGTGGGGGCCAGAATCTGGCCAGACTCCCCCCCTCCCAACCACCTGCTTCTCCACAGGCAATGAGTCCATCTGCTCCCCTAATGTGTACATCGAGTGTGCTGACCACACGCTGGGTAAGTGCAGCAGTGAGTGGGCATCTAGGGGCTGGCTGAGTGCCCCAGGGAGAGGGCTGGAGATTGTGGCTGTGCCAATGGGTGTCTGTCCCCAGATGCAGCAGTGGAGGACAGCCAGGAGCGCTGCAGCTGCCCCACACCGTGCAACCTGACACGCTATGGCAAGGAGATCTCCATGGTCCGCATCCCCAACAAGGGCTCAGCGCGCTACCTCGCCCGCAAGTACAACAAGAATGAGACCTACATTCGGTGAGTTACCACCAGCACTAGGCTATTCCagggggtgggcagggggctggggacCTGGGGAACTTCACCCCTCCTGGCAGCATGCAGAGAGAGGGTTCTGGTATATTAGTCTCTGCAGCATTCCCTGTGCAGGGGGGTTTACACTAGAGCTTCTTCCCAACTTGTCCAATCTTCCCAGCCCTGATGCCAGCACTTGCCCACCCCACTGTCTCTCCTGGCCTGGGACATGCCCCATCGATGTTCCCACTGCACCAGCCTGAATAATTCACGAGGGCCTTGGGAGCACCTGGGTGCtggagggctgggggacacgggaggTTTGTGGGAAGTGGTGGAGGAGGGTCAATGACCAGCCCTCTTTGCTGAGCACAATGGTGTCCCCACAGGGAGAACTTCCTGGTGCTGGACATCTTCTTTGAGGCACTCAACTATGAAGCCATTGAGCAGAAGAAAGCCTATGACCTTGCTGGGCTTCTCGGTGACTCCCCTCGCCTTCCTGTGGGGCCCTAAGGCGCGGAGCTCTGGGTCTCAGCCCTGGGAAGACGTGGGTCTGGTGGGGGAGGGatcacacagagcagcagccagccacAGGCTGGCTGAAGGGTGAAATGCTGCTGACTGTCCCTTATCCCAGATGTTCCCTATTCCTTCCGTGTCCTGCTGACCCTGCCCCATGACTGCCCTGTCCCCCACCATCTAGcaaccctggcactgcccattGCCCTGCTGGCCCACCTCAGGCTTCCAGTGGGCTGCACAGCATCTCCTGGTGACgatcttcccctcctcctccccaggggacatcggggggcAGATGGGCCTGTTCATCGGTGCCAGCATCCTCACCATCTTGGAGATCCTGGACTACATCTATGAGGTGTGCTTAGCCTTCAGGGATGTGTCTCGGCAGTGGGTGCAGAGACAGGCTTCCTGGGGAGGGCATAAAATGTGTGGCAAATCCTGAGGGCTATAACAGCCCCAAATTAGGGAACATCCAGAGGAAGGCAGTGGGAGGAGAATGGGTCTTCCAGCATTCCTCAGTGACCTGAGGACAGGGAGGGCCAAGGTactgtcccactgtccctggaTGAGAAGGTGAGAAGGCAGCAGTTCCATGTAGACTGTGTGTCCACACACAGAGTGCTACCTGTGTGCAAGTCTGGGTCTGACCTCTCATCTGCATGCAGGTGATCCGAGATAAGGTGAGCCGGGTCCTACGCCGCTCCAAGCCACCTCTGAAGAAGCCCTCGGGCAGCATCGCTACACTGGGATTGGAGGAGATGAAGGACCAGGTacccctgcagggctgggctgcctggagGCTTCGAGGATGGGGCCTGGCCATGTGTCTGCCCCAACTCCAGGGGGGAAGGGACATCATCCCAAGATCGAGGGTCTGTGTGGTTCTGCATTTGGTGGCTTTAGGCTGCAGAGTCAGAGCAGTCACAGGGAGGAAGGGAGTTGGGTGTCCCCCAGGGAGCTCCTGTGCACAGGCTGTGATGGGTGGGAGGACTAGGGAGGTGGCTGGGTGCATGGAGTCTGTGCCCACACTATTGActgccatccccacagagcccctGTGAGACACTGGGTCGGCACGTAGAGGGCGCCTACAACGCGGGCATTCTGCCCAATCACCACCACCGCCACCACTACCCTCACCAGGGAGTCTTCGAGGACTTCGCCTGCTAGGCAAGATTGGGACTGGGGGGCAGCCCCCTGTCACCCCCCTCCCCAGCGTTCTCATGGAGAGGGACCACGGCACTGGGTGAGGTGGGCACAGGCCCTGCCTCCCCCACCCCACTGCCAGGACCAGCCACACCATTCGCCCCCAGTGATGCCACTGGAGCTGCCTCAGCACCGGCACTGGAGCAGCCCCCCGGCCCTTTTGCCTGTCCCCTCTGCTTGCCCCTAGCACGTGGGCTCAGCCCAGTTTCAAGCACACAGCATGGAGGGGCATGGGCATgccagggggtttgggggagcaGCAGGTGTGGGCCAGAGAGGCCCTGGTGCTGCAGAACATGAAGGGGGTAAGCTGAGGTTCCTGTGAGCCCCTCCAAGCCCTCCCCTGCTGACTCCTCCTGGTTGGTGGTCTCTGCCCTGCATGGTTTTCCCCAGGAGAGAGACATACCTGGAACAGCTTCCCTCTGCTCGGGAACCACCTCtcccccttcctgctgcagggcagggcagcgTTGCAGGGCACCCTTCTGAGCAACATGGCCCCCGTGgccagcccagggacaccccaactGCAGCCACACCTGCATGGCACCACCTTGACCCCtggcaccaccaccaccactgtgACACACCCCTAAACATCTGCCCACCCTTGCCCAACCTCATGCAGTCTCTTagagctgcagcccctccatcACTGTTCCCAGCCAGACCCCTGCACTGTGACTCCCCCTGCCACTCCAGTGTTGGCCCCCAATAATCCCCAGTCATTTCAGCACTGCAAACCTACTGCCTCCCCTTGTCTCCTGCCCCAATCTGTTGTGAACCCATCCTCTCCTTGCCCAGGTATTGCCCAGAGTGGCTTATCCCCTGGTGTagctgcctggcacagcccaggcagcacGGCAGGTCCTGCCCTCACTCCCCTGCCTGTTGCTGCTCTTTTGCACCGTGCACGTACCCCTTGCcatgctcccagccccaggtgcTGAGCACCCATTGTGCCTCCCCCAGACTGTACATGGTTAGGAGGgtgctctgtgcccagcaccACCCGGACAGCCACAGTCCAACCCGCTGGCCGGAGCATTGGCCAAAACTGGCACCCACAgtcctcctgcctgccctgagATGGCGGGACCCATGGCAGGACGCACGGCAGGACCCACAGCACTCCCCCTGTCCTGTTGTACATTGCCTCCACCCCCTCCACTGTAGCAGCAGACACCAGCGCAGGgcaaactgccccaaaatatCTCAGGAGGGGGGGCGAGCTGGCAAAGCCCCCCTCAACACACACACTTGGCAGAGGGGGACCCCAGGGCAGGAATTTGGGACCTCTGGGGAAGGCTGGGGTTGAGCCAGGCAGCCTCTGGCCCTGCTGGTTTGGTCCCCGTCCCTGGTGCCCACAGATGGAACGTGGCCATGCTGTGCCGTGCCCAAAGCCATAAATGCAGGAGGAGCCATCATCCTTGCAGCCCACACACAGGAGGCACAGGGCAGGAACCGGGgcaccagcagccctggctctgggtATGCATGGTCAAACAGCTCCCTCGAATTATGCACCCATGTGTAAGCACGTTCCCTGTGGGTGCAAACACCCAGCTGCGTGGTGCCCCATGTTCCCCTGCGTGGGGGGATATACAGTGAGCCTCCCAGCAGGCCAGCCACACTACTGCTCCCCAGGGAGCCCTCCAGAGCACCCCATGTTGGCTCCCCATGGGGTTCCCATAAGCCAACCTGCAAGCAGGAGGGTCCCCAGAGGGGTGCCACATGTTATCCCAGGAACGTGCCACGGCCATGCCAGCCAGCCTTACACCAAGGTCCCCTGCGGCAAGTGGGGGGTGGAGGATGTGTCCCCTTCctgccaggcagagcagcaggccTGAGCGGGGTGGGCATGGGCACCATGGTGGGAGGGCCAGCACAAGCCATCCTTGTGCTGGTGTGAATGTGAGAGATGTGTGTCACTGTTTTATAAATGTACAAATGCTCCCTAATAAAGAGGCACAAGTAGGTCCAGAGATGCCTGCGAGGGCTGATGGGGCAGAGATGGGTGAGACACCACCCCGGAGGAGAGGTGGTGGTGGGACACAGGGAACACTTTACAGCCCTGTGCTCATGTATGAGGGCTGCAGGGTGAAACTCAAACAGGGGAGGACAGAGGATGggtggaggggaaggggggCCCTGCTGGGGCTTTCACTGGCAGAAGGTGCTCCTCCAGTTCCTGCCTTCTCCAGAACTTTCTCCATCTGCCTCAGCTACCCTGCAGCACAAAGGGGACACAGTAGGAAACAGAAGCTGACCTCTTGGTGAAGgctgccagcaccaggcacCACAGATTTCCCTCTAAACCAGTGAAGGCTGAAAACGCCCAAGCTAGCTGGGACACAGGGCCACGTCCCACAGCTCACACCATGCCCAGTGAGAAGAGCACTGAGCTTGGGTGCtaaagggaaaagcagggaaatagCTACATCCTCCACATCTTGTTATCATCAAGAGGATTGGATCCCTTTGGAATGGGACTGTCCCTGCCACCACATTctgacccattttcccctccaggaTGCCCCATCATTTCATCAGCACCAAGACAGTAACTGGGAGCTCATGGTACCTCCTGCTCTACAGTGAAGATGTGTCACAGGAGCTCAGCAAAGAGCAAGATTGTGTGGTGAGCCCATGAGGTCCTTCCTCAGGAtgtcctccagctcctccagcactgtGCACATGAGTGAAGCATGGCAGAAGGAAAGGCTGAGCTTCATGCATGGCCCATACTGGCTTTTATGCCAACAAAGCAGCCTCAGGATCATTCCCAGGAGCCCTGTAGTGACGACCTAATGAAGATTTGacatatatttttctctgttactCTCAGCACCTCTATTCTTTAATTTGATAACTTGCAGGTGCTATTTGGAAGTGACAGCTCCTGTAGGGTCTCCCACTTCTGCAAACAGGACAGGCAGATGACATGAACCCAGCACCATCCCCTGCCTGTGACATGCCTCATGTCCCAGCACAGATGGCACTGGGCTGAGGAGGACCAGTGGGACAACCCAGGTTTAGCACCCCAGGGTCAACTACAAACCCCAATGCTGTGGCTCCTGGGTGCCCCTTCTCCTGCTGTGCCTATTCAAGGGCCACAAGGGGCTTGGTCATCCCCAGAGATGGAGATGCTGCCACCTGGGGctcacccagcacagcactgcttgACACACTTGTAATGAACCACATGAAATAGCTGGGGCATAATTAGAAGGGGATCCATACAGTGAAACAGGCCCTTAATTTTAATGAGCACAGTGCTCTGGACAAATTCCAAGTACCTGCTCACAGCAGGACTGGCTGTGCTGGCGACAGCTTCTGTTACCATAGAGGTGACAACCCCAGAAGACACAGCAGGAGTGGCAGTAGGGAGTAGACACCCGCATGGAGCAGGCAGCGAGGATCATTCCATCTATGAGGCAGGCATCGCCTCTGGGCACTATCCAACATGCCTCCACTGCCATGAACAGTAATTACAGCTGTTCTCATAGAAAAACTgcctttcaaaagaaaaaaaaccaaaaacatccAGCTTGGGAGCAGAGGATTTGGAAGTAAGCCCTGAAATGCAATGGGACATGTGACCTCACTTCTGTCACCTCCTCCCCAAGCATCTCCTGCCTGGAGATGCTGATGGTGACAGGCAACACCTGGAGAACGGAGTGACTCTCAGCATGTCTATATGACGTGAAAATGCCAAGCTCACTGCTTTGCTCTTTGATCATTTGCCCATGACTCCCTTGCTGGAAAAATGGACTGGTGGTGCCAATCAGTTGGGCCAGGCAAgggacacacagcacacactTTCCAGCACTCAGCCCCCGACAGTGGGCAAGGAGGCTGGAAAAACCAAGGAGGCAATTCAAATAGAAGTCCAAGCAGGCTGCCTGCACCTTCCCCCAGTACCAGAGCTTCAGGGTCTTGCATTCTGCCTGATGGGGTGGTGTGGCCCCAGAGGGGAcatccctgggcacagccagatATGCTGACACCCCATGGAAGGAAACCCCTGCAGGCAGGCACACactgacagcagctgtgcctgtaCCTACAGCTTTCCTTCTTCATTGGAATGCTCTGATTTCCCTGAGCTTGTACAGAAAAAGCCCTAACCAAAGCCCCTCACACACTCCAGAGGGGCTAAGCAGTTTGTTGGACATCCAAGGGATTGGATGCAGGCACAGCTTGGCACCTCCCTGTCTGCTCCTCCTCAAGCAGACCAGCTTCTTCTGCCTTCACTTAAGAGACAGGAAGAAATGTTTGCAGGAGCTGGGTCCTGGCCTGTGGTCGgtagagctgctcctgcaggacaaGCACCACTGGTCCCTTCCCAAAGCAAGCACAAGGAAGAAAGGGCATTGCATTTTCTCTCACCCTCCAGCTCTTTCCTGGCACGGCTGCAATTCCCGTATCCTCCCAAAGGTCAGCCATCAAACTGATTAATATTGCTGGGGCTGAAGTAGCTTTGCCACAGAGCTTAGCACAGCCTGAAGTGACCCAAGCAGGGCTAGAGAAGCAGGTTTTGCTTTCCCTGCTCACAGGCTCACTGTTGTGTTTTCATACACAGGAAAACTAACTacagggcagggggtgggagggggtgTGGAGGAGAACGGCAGTAGCTTGGATTTTCCCGTTTGAGTCTGTTTCCTTGCCACAGTGCAGAAATGAGagaggaggcaggagggaaggcagaTGCCTACCCAGGCCCAGTGCATTCAGACATTCCCTCTTGTGCTTCAGAGTGCTCTGAACCACCCCTTCACTCTCTCTTCTGAAaagctttccaagaggaagtTGCTCTGTCTCTCTTGATTGCTGTGGTGAGCCAGCAACACTTAGAAAATTTCCACAAGGGAAGTAGAAGCCTACAACATGAGACAAATTTTCTCCTGCCTCATTTGTAAAATTGACCTTTCACTGCCCTGCTTCCACAACTGGGTAAGTGCAAAAATCCACAAATTATATGAAAGTACTGAAGAGGGATCACAGAACATCTCTGTTTTCTCAGCCACCCACATCAGCACCCAGAGCTGTTCCTCCCACCCCTTGCAAAGGTGTCACGGTCCCAGTCTGGCACCCTGCCTGCACCTGCCAGCCCAATGAGGGCAGGAGAGGGGCAGAGTGCACCTGTGCCCATGTCCCTGTTGTCACAGGTCTCTGCCACATCCCAGGGAGCACAGATGGCACTCACTTCACAGCCAGCACTCACCTTGCTTGTGTCACCAACCCCCTGCCTAAAGTTTTGCCTATCCTTCTTTGGGGTTTCATCATGTTTTGATGCTGCAAATAGCCTGGCAAACACTAAAACAACTTCAAACTCTGCCAGCTCCCTTGAAAAGGGAGCAGTAAGCATGCTGGGAGTGCCAAAAGCACTGTCATTTGCTCATACATATGTCAGAGCAGGAAGCCGCTGCTGGTATTGATAGTGCAGAGTGTTAAGTATGCAAATATCTCTAACTCGGTCTGGGCAAACAGTGGTGAGTCAAGAGCAACTTTATCCAGACCGTCTCATGATAATTAAATGAcaattctgggttttttt from the Poecile atricapillus isolate bPoeAtr1 chromosome 5, bPoeAtr1.hap1, whole genome shotgun sequence genome contains:
- the ASIC4 gene encoding acid-sensing ion channel 4 isoform X1, whose amino-acid sequence is MPIEIVCKIKFAEEDEKQKEKEEGDKESLIEEPARPRSRDLATFASTSTLHGLGHICRSGRLGVRQTLWAFAFLASLAFFLYQAAKSALLYLEHPHVMALDEEAIREMVFPAITICNINRYRHSALTDADIFHLANMTGLPPKDRDGHKATDLLYPDPDMADIVNRTGHQLDDMLKSCNFSGENCSSRDFTVVYTRYGKCYTFNGDRRNPRVTRQGGMGNGLEIMLDIQQEEYLPIWRETNETSFEAGIRVQIHSQDEPPYIHQLGFGVSPGFQTFVSCQEQRLTYLPQPWGNCRASMQGEQLLPGYDTYSIAACRLQCEKEAVVQSCHCRMVHMPGNESICSPNVYIECADHTLDAAVEDSQERCSCPTPCNLTRYGKEISMVRIPNKGSARYLARKYNKNETYIRENFLVLDIFFEALNYEAIEQKKAYDLAGLLGDIGGQMGLFIGASILTILEILDYIYEVIRDKVSRVLRRSKPPLKKPSGSIATLGLEEMKDQSPCETLGRHVEGAYNAGILPNHHHRHHYPHQGVFEDFAC
- the ASIC4 gene encoding acid-sensing ion channel 4 isoform X2; this translates as MPIEIVCKIKFAEEDEKQKEKEEGDKESLIEEPARPRSRDLATFASTSTLHGLGHICRSGRLGVRQTLWAFAFLASLAFFLYQAAKSALLYLEHPHVMALDEEAIREMVFPAITICNINRYRHSALTDADIFHLANMTGLPPKDRDGHKATDLLYPDPDMADIVNRTGHQLDDMLKSCNFSGENCSSRDFTVVYTRYGKCYTFNGDRRNPRVTRQGGMGNGLEIMLDIQQEEYLPIWRETNETSFEAGIRVQIHSQDEPPYIHQLGFGVSPGFQTFVSCQEQRLTYLPQPWGNCRASMQGEQLLPGYDTYSIAACRLQCEKEAVVQSCHCRMVHMPDAAVEDSQERCSCPTPCNLTRYGKEISMVRIPNKGSARYLARKYNKNETYIRENFLVLDIFFEALNYEAIEQKKAYDLAGLLGDIGGQMGLFIGASILTILEILDYIYEVIRDKVSRVLRRSKPPLKKPSGSIATLGLEEMKDQSPCETLGRHVEGAYNAGILPNHHHRHHYPHQGVFEDFAC